The nucleotide sequence ccctgtatgtctccctgaacaggtcacacatcacAGTGGGTGGTGTAGGCGCAGCGGGCTTCTCCGTCggcgcctctccctccgtcgctgcgtccctctctggcccggcttgtgTGCAAACCGTCTCCGCCCGAACTGGATTCGCCGTGTTATACAACATTATtaatagtattaattaattattaatgatattcgaattatcaaatttaggttcgaacttatgaaaaatatatatattcaaatatatttagaacttcaaattttttttgacagccctaatcaCCATACGGCTGTGTTCAACAGAGTGTATTGACTGAAAAGGAACAAAAATATAGCCTTGGTCTTGGGTCAGTTTCAGGTCTCAGATTCTGCAGTATCAGGCAGGTTAAGTCAGGTCGGGTGTGAAAGGTGTGAGTACAGGCCAGTTCTTGGTCTTATTTTTAGGCCTGTGTAGAACTCTAGTTTGGATACAACAGCAAGCTTGAAAAAATAACATTGGTGGAAACTTCAGCAGTCCTAGTGCTTTTGGGTTTTGTGTTGCTCACTGCTTTGCATTGCCTGTACAGTAAATTGCTGCACACTGAAGAGAGAAGCACCTTCTGAGTGTTGATTGGCTGATTTGGTCCCCAGCTTGTGTTGCTGTATTCAGACAAGATATTAATAACGGTGAGATGAGGGAAAAGTCACTATGGAGGTACACAACACaggagaaaatgtaatttttctcaCCAGGATGGATAATGTCACTCTAATAACACTGTTTGTACTTTCAGGTTTAAATGAGACAACGAACCACCGAGCTGTTCTCTTCTTTCTCACTTTACTGTGTTACCTTTTCATTTTGCTGGCAAATGTTGCTCTTATTGTGATCATCATCTTGGATAAGAACCTGCATGAACCAATGTATATTCTATTGTGTATGTTTTGCATGAATGGGCTTTATGGGACAGCAGGTTTCTACCCCAAGTTCCTCTGGGATCTGCTTTCTCCTGTTCATGTTATTTCTTATGCTGGATGCCATGTTCAGGCTCTGGTAATGTATTCATTTGCCAGCACTGATCTGTCTGTTCTTGCAGTCATGGCGTATGACAGATATGTGGCTATATGTCGACCTCTAGACTACCACTGTATTATGTCAAAGCAAAGACTGTTAGTGTTAGTGTGTTTCTCCTGGTTAGCACCTTTTTGCATTGTGGGCATAAATGTTATTCTGACATCTAGATTAAAGTTATGCAGCCCATTTATCACCAGACTTTTTTGTGTGAATTGGATGATTGTTAAACTTGCTTGTTTCCCAGCTGACACTATGGTTAATGGTATTGTTGCATACATTAGTATAATCATTTATGTCTTCCATGGTTTCTTTATAGTTTGGTCCTATATGTATCTCATCAAAACATGTGTGAATTCAATAGAAAACAGGAGGAAGTTCATGCAAACATGTGTGCCACATTTAACCTCCTTACTCACCTTCCTTGTAACAATAGTTTTTGATGTCATGAACATGCGGTTTGGTTCAAAAGATTTACCTCAGACTGTTCAAAACTTTATTGAAATACAATTTCTTGTCATACCTCCTGTTATAAATCCTCTCATTTATGGTTTCAAATTGACAAAGATTCGGAACAGATTTCTGCATgttattacttttaaaaacaaatattaagttgattttaattaatgaattaaaatgaaatatgcaTTGCTTAACCAGCTGGCTCTTTTGCTTATGAGTTAAATCATCAGACTGAAGAATGGAGGTTTTGTACATTTACCAAATGTTAGCTATGTCTTGAAGGATGTCTTTTAAGCTGAAAATTTAGCCTGaaaattttaatgcatttatgAATGTAGAATGTTTTTTACCTTCAAAATTTCGGCTGCattctaaaataataataataataaaatgatgatattataaaatatatatttctataagcattttcttttgttcatTTACTTAATTCACATTTACCCAAGTTTGCTTATTGTACAGTGGTTTACACTGTTGTGTGTACACATCTCAGACAACACACTTCactctataaataaatataataagatCTGAAAATATATCATCCTATATTTGTAACATATTTGTCATGAACCTGCTTGTGAATAAACATACACAAATGAAACACTTAGTGGACTGTTTATTTGGAACATTTTCTGCAGGATACAAGAGGCCTTCCTCAGGATGTTTGTGgccttgtgtctgtgtctgtgtcccaGTATCCCAGCCTCCCATGTTCCAGGAGGGTTTTTAACTCAAATATGATGGTGTGGCAGTAAACTACAATGAAGTTATAGTACTGAAAATGGTTTGAAACAGTTGTTCCAGTCCATATGTTGACATCTGCTGGCCAATGTTTTGTACTACATCTGTATGGACTGATCTAAGGTAACATACCATAAAACTGTGATGACTAACAGAATAACATATACCTGGATTAGTCAGTGTGAGTCTGAAAATTGTTGGCAGCAAACTCTAAATTGAAGAATAAAACATGCATTCAGAGGGTAAATGANNNNNNNNNNNNNNNNNNNNNNNNNNNNNNNNNNNNNNNNNNNNNNNNNNNNNNNNNNNNNNNNNNNNNNNNNNNNNNNNNNNNNNNNNNNNNNNNNNNNNNNNNNNNNNNNNNNNNNNNNNNNNNNNNNNNNNNNNNNNNNNNNNNNNNNNNNNNNNNNNNNNNNNNNNNNNNNNNNNNNNNNNNNNNNNNNNNNNNNNNNNNNNNNNNNNNNNNNNNNNNNNNNNNNNNNNNNNNNNNNNNNNNNNNNNNNNNNNNNNNNNNNNNNNNNNNNNNNNNNNNNNNNNNNNNNNNNNNNNNNNNNNNNNNNNNNNNNNNNNNNNNNNNNNNNNNNNNNNNNNNNNNNNNNNNNNNNNNNNNNNNNNNNNNNNNNNNNNNNNNNNNNNNNNNNNNNNNNNNNNNNNNNNNNNNNNNNNNNNNNNNNNNNNNNNNNNNNNNNNNNNNNNNNNNNNNNNNNNNNNNNNNNNNNNNNNNNNNNNNNNNNNNNNNNNNNNNNNNNNGGGTTTACACAGTTGacacaaaatcaaaatgttttggcttaataATCACTGCAGTGACTCAGGCTTTGATCAGGTTTAAACAGGATCCAGGCCCATATGAAGCCAGATATTTGGGGCCCAAAGAAACTCCTACTACCCATGAGATTCCCTTCATTTAGTTATCTTCTGTTGAGCAACAACTGGACAAGAATGTTGATTACAgtctttcagtcatttttaccAATATTGCTGGAaggtttttgctgttgtttttttgacatttttcactttcatttaataaaaaaacaatcaacagaTTTATTCAAGAATTATTCAACTTGTTTACAATACTTAAAGGAGATGGTCTAAGGAGGGGAAAATGGAGTAATCTGGCCGTCATAATTTGgtacagtgtgacatcagtcCAATACTTTCACCAGGTGTGCTGCAACTAATGAGAGCTGCAGACGGGCGGCAGACAGTGAAAGCTTATTGGTTGGTGCCTGAGGTAAAGCCAGTGAGTATTAGATAGGGAGGAGAGTTAttcatgtgctgtgtgtgtgtgcagagggaGGATGGAGGGGGTCTTTCCATGTAAGAAACACCTgctcccagtgtgtgtgtgtgtgtgtgtgtgtgtgtgtgtgtgtgtgtgtgtgtgatgggaaCGAGCATGCAACATCACCAACTGGATGGGTGTGTATTCCTGTGTGTTCACATATACACTCCTGTGCACTTGGTGCCAGGTGTTTGTGCAAGCATCCAtgcttgtgcgtgtgtgtgtgtgtctggtttgGTGGTCCCGTCGGTATGTGGGATGATTGGCAGCGCCCGTTTGGGCGTCGTTGATAACACACGGGAGGGCGACAGCCACAGATGAGCTCTGTCAAGCTGTCTGCCCGTCAGACACCCACAcactctccttttctcttcctctcacacATAAACAGCAAGACACACAAACCTCGAATAACATCTGTGTGAGCGTGGACATGTGTAATATCTGCATGCAGATGTTCATCCACCTGAAGACATCAGCCATCAGTGGAGTGCATAAGCCTGTAGGTGTGTACAAATGGTACTTTTTTTGCAAAACACAAAGTTTAACACTTGAGATGTGTGTTCAACAGTAGATTAAAGATACATTGGTGATataataattttttaatttctatataattttccatcattttttgtattttttttactgttttgcaCAAAGTACTAattctgtttgtctttcagaAATGGTATGTATGGATTCattatgtaaaaatgtgtttcaaagTCTAGTCTACCCATACATTAGGAGAAAAGACAGGCATTTCAATGTAAATATActctgatattgatttttttaaaaattatatatatttggTATGTAACAAAAGGTTAAAAGTCCCATGTGGAGGATTagggggcatctattggcagaaatggtatataatatctatatttatgttttcgtaatgacctgaaaataagaattgttgtgtttttattaccttagcAGAAgtagtttatatctacatacaatGTAAGTCCTCTTCCACTGAGCCATTTTGTTCTACAGAAGCCTATAATGGACAAACACTGGTTTTAGATAGAGCCTTTGCGTTTTCGCATATTCACGTCAGCTACAGTAGTCCTCCTTCACACTACAAGTTtcagttgcaatctgcaatgtCACTACAAGATACGACGAAATCCTCCACACTAGACGTGTAACTCAGGGACACAGGATTAAAGCTGGGAaatctatttttcattttattaggGACTTTAAGACTTTCTCTAGGATAGTTTCTTAAAGTATGGGTGTAGGAATGAAATAAGACGGAATCTGACTTCATACTTGCTGGAGTGTTACTGCACTCATGGAAAGCCACAGCATAGATCACCAGAATTGGCATGACTTTGCTGCACCTGTCTACCAGGTGAGCATTACACAACATTCACTTCAAGCCTTCCCACCTTCCAGCTAAATTTGCCTTTAAAGGTTGCATGAAGTTTGGGGCTTGAACTTGGCTTTACAGATGTGGTTTTTTCATGTGGGCAGTCTCTAGAGGCTGACATTTATCAGAATAATAGATTCTCTCATACCTCTTTTTTATGTATCCAGGATTGTGTGTTTCACTGAGCCAGCTTTGTTGCCGTTTGAAGCAGCAGAGTAGTTTCTTTTAGGTCTTTTACAGCTCCTAaaccttttcatttatttaacttaaCAAGTTGTAGTTTTATCTACATTCAGCTATTAATTGCTATGTCATGACTTAATAAGTCTATCTGTTTAAAGTTTTTAAGAGTAAGCTATTACAGAGTGTCTTTGCTTGTACGTACTGTGGTAGAAATTAATTGCTATGTCATGACTGTTACCTGTTTAATTTGTGCAAATTTTAACAGAAACCTATAATGGCAAAACACATCCAAACACAGTGAATGAAGTGAAACGCCTCCTGTGGCAGATATACATACTCAAGGAGGATCATGAAAAAGAAAGGGAGCCCTTGAAGCAGGTCATTGAGTCTCAAACCAAGAAAATAGACTCTCTGAAGAACAAAAACCAGACTCTCAAGGCCAAGGTGAAAACTTACAAAATAAGGGAGAAGGAATGGGATGAATGCAGTTTAGGAGACTTCTATGAACTTTGCAGAGACGCAAAATTAAATACCCAGGAACTCTCAGTGAAACAAGAAGAAAGAGCAACTACATGCTCCCCAGGCAGAAGTGCTGTTATGTGAGATGGAGAACAATAGGTACTGAAGAACTTATGAGTCAAGCTACTTCGAAAAGAAAAGGCCATTGctgaggcagaaaaaaaagatggctCAAAAGATATGAAATTGCCATGAAGCACAAATACCTTGAGATAAAGGCTGAA is from Epinephelus moara isolate mb chromosome 7, YSFRI_EMoa_1.0, whole genome shotgun sequence and encodes:
- the LOC126393071 gene encoding olfactory receptor 142-like: MDNVTLITLFVLSGLNETTNHRAVLFFLTLLCYLFILLANVALIVIIILDKNLHEPMYILLCMFCMNGLYGTAGFYPKFLWDLLSPVHVISYAGCHVQALVMYSFASTDLSVLAVMAYDRYVAICRPLDYHCIMSKQRLLVLVCFSWLAPFCIVGINVILTSRLKLCSPFITRLFCVNWMIVKLACFPADTMVNGIVAYISIIIYVFHGFFIVWSYMYLIKTCVNSIENRRKFMQTCVPHLTSLLTFLVTIVFDVMNMRFGSKDLPQTVQNFIEIQFLVIPPVINPLIYGFKLTKIRNRFLHVITFKNKY